In Caldicellulosiruptor morganii, the following proteins share a genomic window:
- a CDS encoding glycosyltransferase — protein MKVAIVHEWLTTMGGSEKVILELKKLFPDAPIFTLVYNQKRLGKYFNNYTIITSNLQKNPLAQIKHQLFFKYMPRAFESFDLSDFDLVISSSSAFAKGVITSPSCIHICYCHTPPRYIWDLTHEYLKDYNIIIKKYLERNFHYLRIWDTVAANRVDYFVANSNYVANRIKKFYKRDCKVIYPPVDTEYFTPANDENIEDYYLIVSRLVPYKKIDLAVEAFNKISKRLVIVGDGPEYKKLKSIAKPNIEFLGYQPDEIVRDLYRRCKALIFPGIEDFGIVPVEVQACGRPVIALKKGGALETIEDGKTGVFFERQDAESLIEAVYKFEKDVDKFDRNYIRIHAEKFGAERFRSEFNDFISRIINQ, from the coding sequence ATGAAAGTAGCGATAGTTCACGAGTGGCTAACTACTATGGGAGGTTCTGAAAAGGTAATATTAGAACTTAAAAAGCTCTTCCCTGATGCACCAATTTTTACACTTGTCTACAACCAAAAAAGGTTGGGCAAGTATTTTAATAACTACACCATAATTACCTCTAATTTACAAAAAAATCCTTTGGCTCAAATCAAGCATCAACTATTTTTCAAATACATGCCAAGGGCTTTTGAAAGTTTCGATTTGAGTGATTTTGATTTGGTGATAAGCTCTTCGTCTGCTTTTGCTAAGGGGGTTATAACTTCGCCAAGCTGTATACATATATGTTACTGTCACACACCGCCAAGGTATATTTGGGATTTGACACATGAGTATTTGAAAGACTATAACATCATAATAAAAAAATACTTGGAGAGGAACTTTCATTACCTTAGAATATGGGATACCGTTGCAGCAAACAGAGTTGACTATTTTGTTGCGAACTCAAATTATGTGGCAAACAGAATAAAGAAGTTTTATAAAAGAGATTGCAAGGTTATTTATCCACCAGTTGATACAGAATATTTCACACCTGCAAATGACGAAAATATAGAGGATTATTATCTTATTGTATCCAGGCTTGTCCCGTATAAAAAAATTGATTTAGCAGTTGAAGCTTTTAATAAGATATCTAAAAGATTGGTAATTGTAGGAGATGGACCGGAGTACAAAAAACTTAAATCAATTGCTAAGCCGAATATTGAATTTTTGGGTTATCAACCGGATGAAATTGTAAGAGATTTATATCGAAGATGTAAAGCTCTGATTTTTCCGGGCATAGAAGATTTCGGAATAGTTCCGGTCGAGGTGCAGGCGTGTGGAAGACCAGTGATTGCTTTAAAAAAAGGGGGAGCTCTGGAAACAATCGAGGATGGTAAAACGGGGGTGTTTTTTGAGCGACAGGATGCCGAAAGTTTGATAGAAGCTGTTTATAAATTTGAAAAAGATGTTGATAAATTCGACCGGAATTATATCAGAATTCATGCTGAAAAGTTTGGGGCTGAAAGATTTAGAAGTGAATTCAACGATTTTATAAGCAGAATTATAAATCAATAA
- a CDS encoding glycosyltransferase family 4 protein, which translates to MKILFVTPPLAFQNLGGGEIQMLKTKKYLEKLFKLEIEIFDVVNTRLNDYDIIHFFGSEYILFPLVSAARSLKKKVIISSIFFDNKHFFTYRIAAFISKRLPFRTSVLDRLELLKLADFVLPNSYAEAEYLRKAFGVLPEKIHVIPNGIDVEEINNCLNAITQEDEEVFKKEYNIDALYFLYVARFDRRKNQLNLIKAFNKLIKLENNVKLVLIGSPNPDSTEYYNQCKKEALKSGGRIIFIPALKHDDKKLWIAYKCAFAHIMPGLFETPGLASLEAAFCGCRLIVTTGGATREYFKDYALYINPDNIDDIKEKMLVILKDKKTNELQKKLEMLKQEILRVYNWERIAENTYKIYEMSGGLQ; encoded by the coding sequence GTGAAAATATTGTTTGTCACTCCACCGTTGGCTTTTCAAAATTTGGGTGGTGGAGAAATACAGATGTTAAAAACAAAGAAGTATCTTGAAAAGTTATTCAAATTAGAGATAGAAATATTTGACGTTGTAAATACAAGACTTAATGATTATGACATAATTCATTTTTTTGGATCAGAATACATTCTCTTTCCTCTTGTGAGTGCTGCCAGAAGTTTAAAAAAGAAAGTAATAATATCGAGTATTTTCTTTGATAATAAACATTTTTTTACCTACAGGATAGCCGCATTTATTAGTAAAAGATTACCTTTTAGAACTTCTGTGCTGGATAGGTTAGAACTGCTAAAGCTTGCTGATTTTGTATTACCAAATTCTTATGCAGAAGCTGAATATTTGAGAAAAGCTTTTGGTGTTCTTCCAGAAAAAATTCATGTAATACCGAATGGAATAGATGTTGAAGAGATAAATAACTGTTTAAATGCAATAACACAGGAAGATGAAGAGGTTTTCAAAAAAGAATACAATATTGATGCTCTCTATTTTCTTTATGTTGCCCGATTTGATAGGAGAAAGAATCAATTGAATCTTATAAAAGCATTTAATAAATTAATAAAATTGGAAAACAATGTAAAACTTGTTTTAATAGGTTCGCCAAATCCCGACAGCACAGAGTATTATAATCAATGCAAAAAAGAGGCTTTAAAAAGCGGGGGAAGAATAATTTTTATACCGGCTTTAAAACATGATGATAAGAAACTATGGATTGCCTATAAATGTGCTTTTGCTCATATAATGCCAGGTTTATTTGAAACACCGGGTTTGGCTTCGCTGGAAGCTGCTTTTTGCGGCTGCAGACTTATCGTTACAACTGGCGGTGCCACACGAGAATATTTCAAAGATTATGCTTTATATATAAATCCAGATAATATTGATGATATTAAAGAAAAAATGTTGGTCATTTTAAAAGATAAGAAAACCAATGAATTGCAAAAAAAATTGGAGATGCTAAAACAGGAGATTTTAAGAGTGTATAACTGGGAGAGGATTGCTGAAAATACATACAAAATTTATGAAATGAGTGGAGGACTTCAATGA
- a CDS encoding glycosyltransferase family 4 protein: MNIGIDARPLNKIKTGIGFYLYNLLKELPAKCSNINFFLFSDREVYLDFDYPNVITIIDNNYKTLKGTLWYMWRVYYLIKKYKIDMFWGTQNVLPIIRSKSVKKVLTVHDLVCYKYPQTMEKLNYFINRIFIPYSIKSADSIVAVSNSTKEDILRYFNIEPEKICVIYNPVIVCDVDDIDEIEYLSKYDLEKNKYILYVGTIEPRKNVEILLKICEEIYAKTGMKTVLAGKMGWKSGKVIQSIKELSKKGCLKYLDYINDVEKNLLMKNCFVFVFPSFYEGFGLPVVEALKNGALVLVSDTSSLKELINVDELKFNPLDCTQLKKKIMNLYTNSKEYAELKKSCNELASKFDNEQVIEKYIELFYSLGDGAKL; the protein is encoded by the coding sequence ATGAATATTGGTATAGATGCAAGACCCTTAAATAAAATTAAAACAGGAATAGGTTTTTATCTTTACAACTTACTGAAAGAATTGCCTGCAAAATGCAGCAACATAAACTTTTTCCTTTTCTCTGACAGAGAAGTATACTTGGATTTTGATTATCCAAATGTAATAACCATTATTGATAATAATTATAAAACTCTCAAAGGCACTTTATGGTATATGTGGAGAGTATATTATTTAATAAAGAAATATAAAATTGATATGTTCTGGGGTACCCAGAATGTTTTGCCGATTATAAGGAGCAAAAGTGTAAAAAAGGTTTTAACAGTTCATGATTTGGTATGTTATAAATACCCACAGACTATGGAAAAATTGAACTATTTTATTAACAGGATATTCATACCTTATTCAATTAAAAGTGCTGATAGTATTGTTGCTGTTTCTAATTCGACAAAAGAGGATATACTAAGATATTTTAATATTGAACCCGAAAAGATATGTGTTATTTATAATCCTGTGATTGTTTGTGATGTTGATGATATTGATGAGATTGAATACTTATCAAAATATGATCTTGAGAAAAATAAATACATTTTATACGTGGGTACTATTGAGCCGCGAAAAAATGTAGAGATTTTGCTTAAAATATGTGAAGAGATTTATGCTAAAACAGGCATGAAAACTGTCCTGGCAGGCAAAATGGGCTGGAAAAGTGGTAAGGTTATTCAAAGCATAAAAGAGCTTTCTAAAAAAGGCTGTCTAAAATATTTAGATTATATAAATGATGTGGAAAAAAACTTACTGATGAAAAACTGTTTTGTCTTTGTGTTCCCTTCTTTTTATGAAGGCTTTGGGTTGCCTGTTGTTGAAGCACTCAAAAACGGGGCGCTGGTACTTGTGTCAGATACATCATCTTTGAAAGAGCTGATAAACGTAGATGAACTTAAGTTTAATCCTTTGGATTGCACACAGCTTAAGAAAAAGATAATGAATTTGTATACCAATAGCAAGGAATATGCTGAATTAAAAAAAAGTTGCAATGAGTTAGCTTCAAAATTTGACAATGAGCAAGTAATAGAAAAATATATTGAATTATTTTATAGTTTGGGGGATGGTGCAAAGCTGTGA
- a CDS encoding glycosyltransferase family 4 protein: protein MLCVVDCRSINLEKNHGISRYTYEIIRNAPGNIKQHLILLSDTRNFNVLHRAFNQEVREIVKIRSPFLHPLENIEIPNVLRKIQKETKEQMAYFSPSFSSPPIEDKRIKKFITIHDLMHLDFYSSLKNRIYYSTLVKHYINTAVFVFTVSNYSKEKIIKYYGNSNKIKVIYPGIDMNTFRKLGSEEIEHFKSMYSYLPEKFFLFIGNNKRHKNFSYAYELYRSLKRFYPAHKFVSNVWDNESDKEIVRLEKLDDSLLCFLYNRCEAFLYPSLYEGFGLPPLEALACGAKVIASKCASLPEVLGEYAIYIDVYKSPEENVFEVVKKLNGQNHEFEVVKQYVSRFSWQVLSRKIFDFIFS from the coding sequence ATGCTATGTGTTGTTGACTGCCGGAGTATTAATTTGGAAAAAAATCATGGTATAAGCAGGTATACATATGAGATTATTAGAAATGCACCCGGAAACATCAAGCAGCATCTGATACTTCTCTCTGATACCAGAAACTTCAATGTATTGCACAGGGCATTCAATCAAGAAGTAAGGGAAATTGTGAAAATTAGATCGCCTTTTTTGCATCCATTGGAGAATATAGAAATTCCAAATGTTTTGAGGAAGATTCAAAAAGAGACAAAAGAACAGATGGCTTATTTTTCACCTTCATTTTCTTCGCCGCCAATAGAGGATAAAAGAATTAAAAAGTTTATAACTATTCATGACCTGATGCACCTTGACTTTTACTCAAGTTTAAAAAACAGGATATATTATTCAACGTTAGTAAAGCACTATATTAACACAGCTGTTTTTGTATTTACTGTTTCGAACTATTCAAAAGAAAAGATAATTAAATACTATGGCAATTCAAATAAAATAAAGGTAATATATCCCGGAATTGATATGAACACTTTTAGAAAGCTGGGAAGTGAAGAAATTGAACACTTTAAAAGTATGTACTCTTATCTGCCTGAGAAATTTTTCTTATTTATAGGAAATAACAAGAGGCACAAGAATTTTTCGTATGCTTATGAGCTTTACAGGAGTTTGAAAAGGTTTTATCCAGCACATAAATTTGTGTCGAATGTGTGGGATAATGAAAGTGACAAAGAGATTGTTAGATTGGAAAAGCTTGATGACAGTTTACTCTGTTTTTTATATAACAGATGCGAAGCATTTTTATATCCGTCCTTGTATGAGGGCTTTGGATTGCCACCTTTGGAGGCATTAGCATGCGGTGCAAAGGTTATAGCTTCGAAATGTGCGTCTTTACCGGAGGTTTTAGGTGAATATGCGATTTATATAGATGTATATAAATCTCCTGAAGAGAATGTCTTTGAGGTGGTTAAAAAGCTCAATGGGCAAAATCATGAGTTTGAAGTTGTTAAGCAATATGTTTCCAGATTTAGCTGGCAGGTATTGAGCAGAAAAATATTTGACTTTATATTTTCATAA
- a CDS encoding O-antigen ligase family protein: MAKNKKQTSSFTDRQEVLNLYPIKYVFLFAFSLLVLMTPYYRGLYFDYELTVFQAVASAIFILFAIYLYATKNGFEIKYKLEYILLLFMVAYIVPFFFAANRRLAIGEFLKYAFYFAIFAMAIRLATDKFERLTILNALFISTVGVAFFGYQAAVGLIPETARPLGMPMNGLWAGNMINSTLQYHNTAGTVLAFGFIISLMLGLYTENRFLKAFYFAASSFILTAFFFTYSRGCYVTLLLALLAFFLLLPREKRISIVFNLAIVAAVVLAFLNRVGAQLNPNGKEKLWVILLFQFAIVWAAVYAFGFVENRLYALKDEVYIISALTVAALGVIGFVIAINMHLLPSSIVDRVMSINFRDRNFVERLVFYKDGLKIFLRSPIFGYGGGTWVSLYFMYQSYLYFTTQSHNYFLQVLLDTGLFGFAILMVFLYMIFSTALKAWSKKDREKNILIAGIFAGALQLYLHSILDFDFSLASVQVLLFASLGVLFAIVSEVLQKTKEDEKLIVQRRTKLLAPALLAFYLFVMIISINFRIGNYNANLGQQALQMNNLSAAYSFLSKAVEYDSLSSSALSDYATVLYKIGDQNRDANLIAKANDYFKQAIENDRFSAKIRFRYAVYLLAHGAIDEGLKQIEEGIKLQPLLPANYEVKADAYAKVGDYYLGKGDKEKAKKYYEVVLRIPQEVERVKRERERMPDIIREDPNSRKFSITDRTLQIVNEVKKKM, from the coding sequence ATGGCAAAAAATAAAAAGCAAACTTCTTCTTTTACAGATAGGCAGGAAGTTTTAAATCTTTATCCCATAAAGTATGTTTTTCTCTTTGCCTTTTCACTCCTTGTGCTAATGACACCTTACTACAGAGGGCTTTACTTTGACTATGAGCTGACGGTCTTTCAGGCAGTAGCCTCTGCAATCTTCATCCTGTTTGCAATCTACCTTTATGCAACAAAAAATGGGTTTGAAATCAAATACAAGCTTGAATATATCCTTTTGCTTTTTATGGTGGCATATATTGTGCCGTTTTTCTTTGCAGCAAACAGAAGGCTTGCGATAGGTGAGTTTTTAAAATATGCGTTCTACTTTGCAATCTTTGCAATGGCGATAAGGCTTGCAACAGACAAATTTGAAAGGCTAACCATCCTGAATGCTCTTTTTATCTCAACAGTGGGTGTTGCATTTTTCGGGTATCAGGCGGCGGTGGGATTGATACCTGAGACTGCCCGACCTCTGGGTATGCCAATGAATGGGCTGTGGGCAGGGAACATGATAAACTCAACCTTGCAGTACCACAACACAGCGGGCACTGTGCTTGCCTTTGGGTTTATAATTTCGCTTATGCTCGGGCTGTACACTGAAAATAGATTTCTAAAAGCGTTTTATTTTGCTGCGTCTTCGTTTATTCTGACAGCCTTTTTCTTTACATACTCAAGAGGCTGCTATGTGACATTACTGCTTGCACTCTTAGCATTCTTTTTACTTTTGCCAAGAGAAAAGAGAATATCTATTGTTTTCAACCTTGCAATAGTGGCTGCAGTTGTTTTGGCATTTTTAAACAGGGTGGGGGCTCAGCTAAATCCAAATGGAAAAGAGAAACTGTGGGTGATTTTGCTTTTCCAGTTTGCCATTGTGTGGGCAGCTGTGTATGCATTTGGCTTTGTTGAAAATAGACTTTATGCGCTCAAAGATGAGGTTTACATAATTTCGGCACTTACGGTTGCTGCACTTGGTGTAATAGGATTTGTAATTGCTATAAATATGCATCTTCTTCCTTCGTCAATTGTTGATAGGGTGATGTCTATTAACTTTAGAGATAGAAATTTTGTGGAAAGGCTTGTATTTTACAAAGACGGGCTAAAAATTTTCTTAAGAAGCCCTATCTTTGGCTATGGTGGCGGCACGTGGGTATCGCTTTACTTTATGTATCAGTCTTACCTTTATTTCACAACACAGTCACATAACTACTTTTTGCAGGTGCTGCTTGACACAGGGCTTTTTGGCTTTGCAATTTTAATGGTGTTTTTGTACATGATCTTTTCAACCGCTCTGAAAGCATGGAGTAAAAAGGATAGGGAGAAGAATATATTAATTGCGGGCATATTTGCAGGGGCTTTGCAGCTTTATCTTCATTCAATCCTGGACTTTGACTTTTCACTTGCATCTGTTCAGGTTCTGCTTTTTGCAAGTCTGGGTGTTTTGTTTGCAATTGTCTCTGAGGTGCTTCAAAAAACCAAAGAGGATGAGAAGTTAATTGTCCAGAGAAGAACAAAGTTGCTGGCACCAGCGCTTTTGGCGTTCTATCTTTTTGTGATGATTATTTCAATAAACTTCAGAATAGGAAACTACAATGCAAACCTCGGTCAGCAGGCGCTGCAGATGAATAACCTGAGTGCTGCATATTCATTTTTATCAAAGGCAGTGGAGTATGACTCACTTTCTTCTTCTGCTCTGAGCGACTATGCGACGGTGCTTTACAAGATTGGTGATCAGAACAGAGATGCAAATTTGATTGCAAAGGCAAATGACTACTTCAAGCAGGCAATAGAAAATGACAGGTTCAGTGCAAAGATAAGGTTCAGGTACGCTGTATATCTGCTCGCTCACGGTGCGATAGACGAGGGCTTGAAGCAAATAGAAGAGGGCATAAAGCTTCAGCCACTTTTGCCAGCAAACTATGAAGTAAAAGCAGATGCATATGCAAAGGTTGGAGATTATTACCTGGGAAAAGGTGATAAGGAAAAGGCGAAAAAATACTATGAAGTTGTGCTGAGGATTCCCCAGGAGGTTGAGAGAGTGAAAAGGGAGAGGGAAAGAATGCCTGATATTATCAGGGAAGATCCTAATTCTCGTAAATTTTCGATCACAGATAGAACTTTGCAAATAGTAAATGAAGTCAAAAAGAAAATGTGA
- a CDS encoding MBL fold metallo-hydrolase, translating to MKITYLAHASFLIETKNKVMILTDPYDSSVGYEVFELSPDIVLTSHKHFDHGYTGALKGDFTVLDKPQEYNLKGVKIKGIKTFHDSEGGQKRGENIVFVIEDEFSVAHLGDLGHELEKDHLDRIGRVDILLIPVGGVYTIDAKAAYNVAKAINPKIIIPMHYKTEKLKFDLGRLEEFTKLFENVEYANSFELEINKLPEAQKVIVLSHRG from the coding sequence ATGAAAATAACCTATCTTGCGCATGCAAGCTTTTTGATAGAGACAAAAAATAAAGTCATGATTTTAACAGACCCGTACGATTCTTCTGTGGGATATGAAGTGTTTGAACTTTCACCTGATATTGTTTTGACATCTCATAAACACTTTGACCACGGCTATACTGGGGCTTTAAAAGGAGATTTTACTGTCTTGGACAAGCCTCAGGAATACAATTTAAAAGGTGTAAAGATAAAAGGCATAAAGACATTTCATGACAGTGAAGGTGGGCAAAAAAGAGGAGAAAACATTGTGTTTGTGATAGAAGATGAGTTTTCGGTTGCACACCTTGGCGATTTGGGGCATGAGCTTGAAAAAGATCATCTTGACAGAATTGGCAGGGTGGATATTCTGCTTATCCCTGTTGGTGGAGTTTATACAATTGACGCAAAAGCAGCTTACAACGTTGCAAAGGCTATAAATCCAAAGATTATAATCCCTATGCACTATAAAACAGAAAAGCTTAAATTTGATTTGGGCAGACTTGAAGAATTTACAAAACTTTTTGAAAATGTAGAGTATGCAAACTCTTTTGAGCTTGAGATAAATAAGCTTCCTGAGGCTCAAAAAGTAATTGTACTTTCACATAGGGGTTAA
- a CDS encoding stage II sporulation protein M: MGLGFLVDTLKKEKRLILICLLIFLLFLTLGIVTGAYFSDLLEKLTDTYLKKMFGEILKNANSKFDLFLAILKNNMKVYIIVLVAGTLTFGLVSLFVLMTNGAVVGAVAALSAKKTSIAKTLLLLLPHGVIEIFAFLIGTAASAIFLENLINEKQRENTKVLLKRFLALSLLGAILIVIAAFIEAYVTLSFAA; encoded by the coding sequence ATGGGGCTTGGTTTTCTGGTTGATACACTTAAAAAAGAAAAAAGACTCATTTTGATTTGTCTTTTAATATTTCTTCTTTTTTTGACTCTGGGAATTGTTACAGGTGCATACTTTTCTGATTTGCTTGAAAAGCTCACAGATACCTATCTCAAAAAGATGTTTGGCGAAATTTTAAAAAACGCCAATAGCAAATTTGACCTTTTTCTTGCCATTCTTAAAAACAATATGAAAGTATATATAATAGTGCTTGTGGCAGGGACTCTCACATTCGGTCTTGTTTCTCTTTTTGTGTTGATGACAAACGGAGCAGTTGTTGGAGCTGTGGCAGCACTTTCTGCCAAGAAGACTTCAATCGCCAAGACACTGCTTTTGCTTTTGCCACACGGTGTGATTGAAATCTTTGCGTTTTTGATTGGCACAGCAGCTTCTGCAATCTTTCTTGAAAATCTTATTAACGAAAAGCAAAGAGAAAACACAAAGGTTTTGCTGAAAAGATTTCTGGCTTTGAGCTTACTTGGTGCAATTTTGATTGTAATAGCTGCGTTCATTGAAGCTTATGTCACATTAAGCTTTGCTGCTTAA
- a CDS encoding aldo/keto reductase, which yields MLYRKFGNTGVLISALGFGAMRLPQKEINGKLVYDEDESIRIIHRAFELGVNYIDTAPYYCDSQSEVIVGKALKGFRDRVYVSTKNPIEDDSGDNFLKRLENSLKKLDIDRIDFYHMWGINYETFKERIIKKGGPLDAAKRAKEEGMIGHISFSFHDRPENMIKIIDRGEVFESVLCQYNLLDRSNEEAMAYAAGKGLGVVVMGPVGGGRLGSPSPVIQSLLPGKVSSSAEIALRFVLANPNVSCALSGMSTIEMVEENCKVASNPDPLSPEEIERIKKAMEENKKLADLYCTGCNYCMPCPQGVNIPLNFQIMNYYRVYGLVEFAKSEYQRIGTVQWLSGKKAEECIECGICEEKCPQKIQIRKQLKETAATLGGK from the coding sequence ATGCTTTATCGAAAGTTTGGGAACACAGGGGTTTTGATTTCAGCGCTTGGATTTGGAGCCATGAGGCTTCCTCAAAAAGAGATAAACGGCAAACTGGTATATGACGAAGATGAAAGTATAAGGATTATTCACAGGGCTTTTGAGCTTGGAGTTAACTACATAGACACAGCACCATATTACTGTGACTCTCAGAGCGAGGTTATAGTTGGCAAGGCATTGAAGGGTTTTAGAGATAGGGTTTACGTTTCTACAAAAAATCCTATTGAGGATGACTCGGGGGATAATTTCTTAAAGAGGCTTGAAAATTCGTTAAAAAAGCTTGATATTGACAGGATAGACTTTTATCATATGTGGGGAATAAACTATGAAACATTTAAAGAAAGGATAATCAAAAAGGGTGGACCTTTGGATGCTGCAAAAAGGGCAAAGGAAGAGGGAATGATTGGACATATTTCTTTTTCTTTTCATGACAGGCCGGAGAATATGATAAAAATAATTGACCGGGGAGAGGTATTTGAGAGTGTGCTGTGCCAGTACAACCTTCTTGACAGGAGCAATGAAGAGGCGATGGCTTATGCGGCAGGGAAAGGGCTTGGCGTTGTTGTGATGGGACCTGTGGGTGGTGGCAGGCTTGGCAGTCCATCACCGGTTATTCAGAGCCTGCTTCCAGGTAAAGTAAGTTCTTCTGCAGAGATAGCATTGAGGTTTGTTCTGGCAAATCCAAATGTATCCTGTGCGCTTTCTGGCATGAGCACAATTGAAATGGTTGAGGAAAACTGCAAAGTTGCTTCAAATCCAGATCCGCTGAGTCCTGAGGAGATAGAAAGAATTAAAAAAGCCATGGAGGAGAATAAAAAGCTTGCAGACCTTTACTGCACAGGCTGTAATTACTGTATGCCATGTCCGCAGGGGGTAAATATTCCTCTTAACTTCCAGATAATGAACTATTACAGAGTTTATGGGCTTGTTGAGTTTGCCAAGAGTGAATATCAGAGAATTGGCACTGTGCAGTGGCTTTCAGGCAAGAAAGCAGAAGAGTGTATTGAATGTGGGATTTGCGAAGAAAAGTGCCCGCAAAAGATTCAGATTCGCAAGCAGTTAAAGGAAACAGCAGCAACACTTGGTGGAAAGTAG